In Scomber japonicus isolate fScoJap1 chromosome 21, fScoJap1.pri, whole genome shotgun sequence, one DNA window encodes the following:
- the LOC128382373 gene encoding homeodomain-interacting protein kinase 3-like has translation MFKRIFKKKNKLPSSERQLPKNYELVTVLGKGVFGEVLKCTKEDTKETVAVKIPQNSSELDDELTVLNYFKEMNLDNDNIVRFIDSFKLGDKKLALVFEMMEMTLRDFLMDQRNFTPLCFDEVRAIIEQSASGLKALKDINVIHSDLKLDNIMLNVQPLTVKLIDFGVAFHSHTAEQGDIHQPAHYRAPEVMLGLPFSEAIDMWSLGVVMGYIALGESLFPGFFDYDTVDCMVDLFGVPPDHLLCAGMYSKEYFVQDPAGQWRLKTREEFWDNNVLSYGRKLYHYHSLDEVETVGVQEKRMCINLLKGMLQLDANVRMTPDQVLVHPFITWRNQHYTSCCESLNSSSEPGTCEKPELETLKETEAGTSQVTELESLESESMEDSESELTDISELDTSDLESISDTDSELTEISEIATCDLESIEDSDSWTSQFFHDCYELLKPSTSQADEDRNVQSAPPKYCLRWKEDSGQQRETWRQRQLSLPLLPCSMSQEDNDTTSELQQNKEKKGFKRFCSWMRRTFCCCISVDEEEV, from the exons ATGTTTAAGAGAATCttcaagaagaagaacaagctCCCCTCCAGCGAGCGCCAGCTCCCCAAAAACTATGAGCTGGTGACCGTTCTGGGAAAGGGAGTCTTTGGAGAAGTGCTTAAATGCACCAAAGAGGACACCAAGGAGACGGTCGCTGTGAAGATCCCTCAAAATAGCAGCGAACTGGACGATGAA TTGACCGTCCTCAACTATTTCAAGGAGATGAATCTGGACAACGACAACATCGTCCGATTCATCGACTCTTTCAAACTCGGAGACAAGAAGCTTGCTCTGGTGTTTGAAATGATGGAGATGACACTAAGGGACTTTCTAATGGACCAGAGGAACTTCACCCCTCTGTGTTTTGATGAAGTTCGAGCTATAATTGAACAG TCTGCCAGTGGATTGAAAGCGCTGAAGGATATCAACGTGATCCATTCAGACTTAAAGCTCGACAACATTATGCTGAACGTGCAGCCCCTCACTGTGAAGCTGATTGATTTTGGAGTCGCTTTTCACAGCCATACAGCAGAGCAGGGTGATATTCACCAACCAGCACACTATCG agcTCCAGAAGTGATGTTGGGACTCCCATTTTCAGAGGCCATCGACATGTGGTCTCTGGGTGTGGTGATGGGGTACATAGCCCTCGGTGAATCCCTCTTCCCAGGCTTTTTTGATTATGACACA GTGGACTGCATGGTGGATCTGTTTGGGGTTCCTCCAGACCACCTTCTGTGTGCCGGGATGTACAGTAAAGAATATTTTGTTCAAGACCCTGCTGGACAATGGAGGCTTAAG ACACGTGAGGAGTTCTGGGACAATAATGTACTTTCCTACGGCCGCAAGTTATACCACTATCACAGCCTGGATGAAGTAGAAACT GTGGGAGTGCAAGAGAAGAGGATGTGTATCAACCTGCTGAAGGGAATGCTTCAGCTGGATGCAAATGTGAGGATGACGCCAGATCAAGTCCTCGTTCATCCCTTTATTACATGGCGCAACCAACACTATACCTCATG CTGTGAAAGTTTGAACAGCAGCAGTGAACCAGGTACCTGCGAAAAACCTGAACTGGAGACCCTCAAAGAAACAGAGGCAGGGACCAGTCAGGTAACTGAGCTAGAGTCACTTGAATCAGAGAGCATGGAAGACAGTGAATCAGAGCTCACTGACATAAGTGAACTAGACACTAGCGACCTAGAGAGCATTAGCGACACTGATTCAGAGCTCACTGAGATCAGTGAAATAGCGACCTGCGATCTAGAGAGCATTGAAGACAGTGACTCATGGACCAGCCAGTTCTTTCATGACTG CTATGAACTCCTTAAGCCCAGCACCAGCCAGGCTGATGAAGACAGAAATGTTCAGTCTGCACCACCTAAATACTGCCTGCGCTGGAAGGAGGACAGCGGACAACAGAGGGAGACTTG GAGACAACGtcagctctctctccctctgcttccCTGTAGCATGTCCCAGGAGGACAATGACACCACATCTG AGCTCCAGCAGAACAAGGAGAAGAAGGGCTTTAAGCGCTTCTGTTCCTGGATGAGGAGGAcattctgctgctgcatcagtgtggatgaggaggaggtctGA